A stretch of the Xiphophorus couchianus chromosome 15, X_couchianus-1.0, whole genome shotgun sequence genome encodes the following:
- the LOC114158903 gene encoding kinesin-like protein KIF13B isoform X4, which translates to MDDNSLSDSNVKVAVRVRPMNRREKDLKTRCVVEMEGSQTFLHPAITNVNKGDPRNQPKAFAYDYCFWSMDESQQDKFAGQDVVFQCLGESLLNNAFMGYNACIFAYGQTGSGKSYTMMGSAEQPGLIPRLCSSLFGRTVQEAREGETFTVEVSYMEIYNEKVRDLLDPKGSRQALRVREHNVFGPYVDGLSRLAVASYKDIESLMSEGNKSRTVAATNMNEESSRSHAVFNIILTHTLMDLQSGTSGEKVSKLSLVDLAGSERAAKTGAAGERLKEGSNINKSLSTLGLVISALADHGAGKNKSKFVPYRDSVLTWLLKDSLGGNSRTAMVATVSPAADNYDETLSTLRYADRAKSIVNHAVVNEDPNARIIRELREEVDKLREQLTEAESMKAPELKERLEESEKLIQEMTVSWEEKLRKTEAIAQERQKQLESLGISLQSSGIRVVDDKCFLVNLNADPALNELLVYYLKDHTRVGSADSQDIQLCGMAIQAEHCVIDRTESSGVVLTPHRGARTCVNGAAVTSPVPLHHGDRILWGNNHYFRINLPRHRGRAAGEDEGGGAAMKKCLSADHLEVDTDALSDVSSELSFGYEFAQTEVMMKGMGTNDPLQSVLQTLERQHEEEKRCALERQRLMYEQELQQLRQRLTPERPSHFSDTSSLTVGATAAGTSSGPHKRMRRWSEDREAMMTRSLRRLREQIVRAKLLAQEASFIAEELNKRTEYLVTLQIPAANLDANRKRDAVLSEPAIQVRRKAKGKQIWALEKLENRLVDMRDLYQEWKGLDEDSPMMHYFKRTDPFFDEQENHSLIGVANVFLACLFHDVKLQYAVPIINQKGEVAGRLHVEVRRGTESSEDTEQNGELQERKLDCVVKILQATGLPRHLSNFVFCHYHFWGLEEPVFTAPEVGSSGSLSASKDPQCTVVFDSTKELSVPASEDLLEFLADGVVAIEVYGHKQVNHRRNLALWDLGVIQAKTRSLRERWSEVTRRLELWVQLMELNEAGDFTAVEVLPAKDVRTGGVFQLKQGQSHRVRVEVRPVPDSGTMPLIVASIVSVSLGDVKVRQISKNNPHPDGGEDMDSYHEVDLERMREQWLITLTERQECLDQQLQKIVTKPDKSEDDVERESQLLECRLTLTEERNAVLVPSAGSGIPGAPVERVPVPGMETHIPVLFLDLSADDFQSSLSAPLAGGLDALLSGEDEDDFFELQIVKNFEPEVKLEASWDSTVHECPQLSRAASPEQRVYLTLRAVVQLSHPAHMQLVLRKRICVNVTGKQGFAQSFLKRMSQRSTIPGCGVTFEIVSNIPGDIHGPEDREMLARLATSGEDETSADSEAAIEKYLRSVLAVENILNLDRLRQEVAVKEQLAVRGKAARRCLSSPNVNRGWESHQDLSMDPPPSRRSLAGAVSQNLNAESGFAASYLSPVKAVPKLLKSLLPAGREEREPAPGPQQVSRPESPMGRIDVFDLLSDSLPRIVVQSASVEEDMCKHQQPVPAEETPPADVQTAVPRSVPLPPPIIPNCDDFSSGSASDTSSGYVLSNMSSSRLSDVYTLSWDLPSLLADEGEEDDEAREEFSPEKLGLTKEPAASSTDQTQPESDLCEQETNPSLSIDSKSLEEAAASTETRSENQAEQNQVPTTDTTELEPSKSSENHTDSLGERHDEQEESQLTDPSEGSPTKHPDIVSINENNRDQLLVSKTQADENLVESIATQHQEQDQAASDGVQDPAPDVNQTPAAQPMEDSNPKDSPQQELPPEPSGTNSTLIQPSDTVKASPKPLSESSTKAATGAAQPSKSSSSAVNPFKIQKVKSSDLKSFQQIVGEEGGKPAHTGRGGSLGAGLNLSVPAESLESISDLEEGDEVASDVLPDWLKEGEFVSVGTNKSGTVRYVGPTDFAEGTWVGVELEVPAGKNDGSVGGKHYFHCNPGYGVLVRPDRITRGGAKRRRQQQKRRSANLSGSSPNLAALTALAKGETGSAGRSKGENRKSWNT; encoded by the exons ATGGATGACAACAGCCTGAGTGACTCCAACGTAAAGGTCGCTGTGCGCGTGCGACCCATGAACAGGAGAG AAAAAGACCTGAAAACCAGATGTGTGGTGGAGATGGAGGGAAGCCAGACCTTCCTGCATCCAGCCATCACTAACGTAAACAAAGGAGACCCCAG GAACCAGCCTAAG GCGTTTGCCTATGACTACTGCTTCTGGTCCATGGACGAATCCCAACAGGACAAGTTTGCAG gTCAGGATGTGGTGTTCCAGTGCCTTGGGGAAAGCCTGCTGAACAACGCTTTCATGGGCTACAACGCCTGCATCTTTGCTTATGGACAGACAG GTTCTGGGAAGTCGTACACCATGATGGGCTCAGCGGAGCAGCCTGGTCTGATTCCTCGTCTCTGCAGCTCGCTCTTCGGCAGGACGGTGCAGGAGGCCCGAGAGGGAGAGACCTTCACCGTGGAGGTCTCCTACATGGAGATTTATAACGAGAAGGTCCGAGACCTGCTCGACCCCAAAGG GAGTCGCCAAGCGCTGAGAGTGAGGGAGCACAACGTTTTTGGTCCCTATGTTGACGGACTGTCCCGCCTGGCCGTGGCCAGCTACAAG GACATCGAGTCTCTGATGTCAGAGGGGAATAAATCTCGCACCGTGGCGGCCACAAATATGAACGAAGAGAGCAGCAGGTCCCACGCTGTGTTCAACATCAtccttacacacacactcatggaCCTGCAGTCTGGG ACGAGTGGAGAGAAGGTGAGCAAGCTCAGCCTGGTGGACCTCGCTGGAAGTGAGCGAGCAGCCAAAACTGGAGCAGCCGGCGAACGGCTGAAAGAAGGCAGCAACATCAACAA GTCTCTCAGCACTTTGGGTTTAGTTATCTCGGCCTTGGCTGATCACGGAGCCGGAAAGAACAAGAGCAAGTTTGTTCCCTACAGAGACTCTGTGCTCACCTGGCTGCTCAAG GACAGCCTCGGAGGGAACAGCCGGACCGCCATGGTGGCCACAGTCAGCCCGGCGGCGGACAACTACGACGAGACGCTGTCCACCTTGCGCTACGCCGACAGGGCCAAGAGCATCGTCAACCACGCTGTGGTGAACGAAGACCCCAACGCCAGGATCATCCGCGAGCTCCGAGAGGAAGTGGACAAGCTGAGGGAGCAGCTGACGGAGGCGGAG TCTATGAAGGCTCCAGAGCTGAAGGAGCGACTGGAAGAGTCCGAGAAGCTGATCCAAGAGATGACGGTCAGCTGGGAAGAGAAACTCCGCAAGACCGAAGCAATCGCACAG GAGCGTCAGAAGCAGTTGGAAAGCCTGGGTATCTCCCTTCAGTCGTCCGGCATCAGAGTGGTGGATGACAAGTGTTTCCTGGTCAACCTCAATGCTGACCCCGCCCTCAACGAGCTGCTGGTCTACTACCTCAAA GACCACACGCGCGTCGGCTCGGCCGACTCGCAGGATATCCAGCTGTGTGGCATGGCCATCCAGGCGGAGCATTGCGTCATCGACAGAACGGAGAGCAGCGGCGTGGTGCTGACTCCTCACCGCGGGGCCCG AACGTGTGTGAACGGCGCCGCAGTCACCAGTCCAGTGCCGCTGCATCACGGTGACAGAATCCTGTGGGGAAACAACCACTACTTCAG GATCAACCTGCCCAGACACAGAGGGCGAGCGGCGGGCGAGGACGAGGGCGGTGGAGCCGCCATGAAGAAGTGTCTGAGCGCCGACCACCTGGAGGTGGACACAGACGCGCTCAGTGACGTCTCCAGCGAGCTGAGCTTCGGATACGAGTTTGCTCAGACGGAGGTCATGATGAAGGGGATGGGCACAAACG ACCCCTTGCAGTCGGTGCTGCAGACCCTGGAGAGGCAGCACGAGGAGGAGAAGCGCTGCGCTCTGGAGCGCCAGAGGCTGATGTACGAGCAGGAGCTGCAACAGCTCCGCCAGCGGCTCACGCCGGAGAGACCCTCCCACTTCTCGGACACGTCGTCCCTCACGGTCGGCGCCACCGCCGCCGGGACGTCATCGGGACCTCACAAACGAATGCGGCGATGGAGCGAGGACAG AGAAGCGATGATGACCCGCAGCCTGCGGCGCCTCAGGGAGCAGATAGTTCGGGCCAAGCTGTTGGCTCAGGAGGCCAGCTTCATTGCTGAAGAGCTCAACAAGAGGACGGAGTACCTGGTGACTCTGCAGATCCCTGCCGCCAACCTGGACGCTAACAGGAAG CGGGACGCGGTGCTGAGCGAGCCGGCCATCCAGGTCCGCAGGAAGGCCAAAGGGAAGCAGATCTGGGctctggagaagctggagaACCGGCTGGTGGACATGAGGGACCTCTACCAGGAGTGGAAGGGACTCGACGAGGACAGTCCT ATGATGCACTACTTTAAGCGCACCGACCCGTTCTTTGACGAGCAGGAGAACCACAGTCTGATCGGGGTGGCCAACGTTTTTCTGGCCTGCTTGTTCCATGACGTCAAGCTGCAGTACGCAGTGCCCATCATCAACCAGAAAGGAGAG GTGGCTGGGCGTCTGCATGTGGAAGTGAGGCGAGGTACAGAGAGCTCTGAGGACACCGAGCAGAACGGGGAGCTTCAGGAGCGCAAACTGGACTGTGTG GTGAAAATCCTCCAGGCCACCGGCCTCCCTCGCCACCTGTCCAACTTCGTCTTTTGCCACTATCACTTCTGGGGGCTGGAGGAGCCGGTGTTCACCGCTCCAGAGGTGGGGTCATCCGGCTCGTTGTCCGCTTCCAAAGACCCGCAGTGCACCGTGGTTTTTGACAGCACCAAG GAGTTATCTGTTCCAGCATCCGAGGACTTGCTGGAGTTCCTGGCTGACGGCGTGGTAGCCATTGAGGTTTATGGCCACAAGCAGGTCAACCACCGCAGGAACCTGGCGCTGTGGGACCTGGGAGTGATTCAAGCCAAGACCAGATCCCTCAGAGAGAG GTGGAGCGAGGTGACCCGGCGGCTGGAGCTGTGGGTGCAGCTGATGGAGCTGAACGAGGCGGGAGACTTCACCGCCGTAGAGGTTCTTCCTGCCAAGGACGTCCGCACCGGCGGAGTCTTCCAGCTCAAACAG GGTCAGTCTCACCGGGTCCGGGTGGAGGTGCGGCCGGTGCCGGACTCGGGCACCATGCCTCTCATCGTGGCCTCCATCGTTTCTGTGTCACTCGGGGACGTCAAAGTTCGCCAGATCTCCAAGAACAACCCCCATCCG GACGGAGGCGAAGACATGGACAGCTATCAC GAGGTGGACCTGGAGAGGATGAGGGAGCAGTGGCTGATCACACTCACCGAGAGGCAGGAGTGCCTggaccagcagctgcagaagATCGTCACTAAACCAG ACAAGTCAGAGGACGACGTGGAGAGGGAGTCCCAGCTGCTGGAGTGCCGTCTGACCCTCACAGAGGAACGCAACGCTGTGCTGGTCCCATCAGCCGGCAGCGGCATCCCAGGAGCGCCGGTGGAGAG GGTTCCTGTCCCCGGGATGGAAACCCACATTCCCGTTCTGTTCCTGGACCTCAGCG CTGATGACTTCCAGTCCAGTCTGTCGGCCCCCCTTGCCGGGGGTCTCGACGCGCTGCTGAGCGGTGAAGACGAGGACGACTTCTTTGAACTTCAAATTGTTAAAAACTTCGAACCGGAG GTGAAGCTGGAGGCGTCCTGGGACTCCACCGTCCACGAGTGTCCCCAGCTCAGCCGAGCGGCGTCCCCGGAGCAGAGGGTCTACCTGACGCTGCGCGCCGTGGTGCAGCTGAGCCACCCGGCCCACATGCAGCTGGTCCTCAGGAAGCGCATATGCGTCAACGTCACGGGGAAGCAG GGCTTCGCTCAAAGCTTCCTGAAGAGAATGTCTCAGCGCAGCACCATTCCTGGCTGCGGAGTCACCTTCGAAATAGTCTCCAATATCCCAGGA GACATCCACGGTCCGGAGGACAGGGAGATGCTGGCCCGGCTGGCCACCAGCGGCGAGGACGAGACGTCCGCCGACAGCGAGGCGGCCATAGAGAAGTACCTGCGCAGCGTTCTGGCCGTGGAGAACATCCTGAATCTGGATCGCCTCAGACAG GAGGTCGCTGTGAAGGAACAGCTGGCGGTCAGAGGGAAAGCCGCCAGACGCTGCCTGAGCTCGCCAAACGTAAACCGG GGCTGGGAGAGCCACCAGGACCTCTCAATGGACCCCCCTCCGTCCAGACGCTCTCTGGCTGGCGCTGTGTCCCAGAACCTGAATGCAGAGTCGG GCTTCGCTGCGTCTTATCTCTCTCCAGTGAAGGCCGTCCCCAAGCTGCTGAAGTCCCTGCTGCCTGCGGGGAGGGAGGAGCGGGAGCCGGCGCCCGGCCCGCAGCAG GTTTCTCGTCCCGAGTCGCCGATGGGCAGGATAGACGTTTTTGACCTGCTGTCTGAC AGTCTTCCACGCATCGTGGTTCAGTCGGCCAGCGTCGAAGAGGACATGTGCAAACATCAACAGCCG gTTCCCGCTGAGGAAACGCCTCCCGCTGATGTCCAAACGGCGGTCCCCAGATCAGTCCCCCTCCCACCTCCAATCATCCCAAATTGCGACGACTTCAGCTCTGGCTCAGCTAGCGACACGTCCAGCGGGTACGTGTTGTCCAACATGTCCTCCTCGAGGCTTTCAGACGTCTACACGCTGAGCTGGGACCTGCCCAGTTTGTTAGCAGACGAAGGGGAGGAAGATGACGAGGCGAGGGAGGAGTTCTCGCCTGAAAAGCTGGGTTTAACCAAAGAGCCGGCCGCCTCGAGTACTGACCAAACTCAGCCAGAGTCAGATCTCTGTGAACAAGAGACAAATCCATCTCTGTCCATTGATTCAAAGAGTCTGGAAGAAGCTGCTGCAAGTACAGAAACACGATCAGAAAACCAGGCTGAACAAAACCAAGTTCCGACTACTGACACTACTGAACTAGAGCCATCAAAAAGTTCAGAGAATCACACTGATTCGCTGGGAGAACGACACGACGAACAGGAAGAATCACAGCTAACGGATCCTTCTGAAGGTTCTCCAACAAAACATCCAGACATCGTTTCTATAAATGAGAATAACCGCGATCAGTTACTCGTGAGTAAAACGCAAGCAGATGAAAATCTGGTAGAATCGATCGCTACACAGCACCAGGAACAAGACCAGGCAGCTTCTGACGGTGTTCAAGATCCAGCTCCAGATGTAAACCAGACTCCTGCTGCTCAGCCTATGGAAGACTCTAACCCTAAAGATTCACCCCAACAAGAATTACCGCCTGAACCCTCCGGTACAAACAGCACCCTCATCCAACCCTCAGACACAGTTAAGGCCAGTCCAAAACCACTTTCTGAGTCTTCCACCAAAGCTGCTACCGGTGCCGCCCAACCCTCCAAGTCCAGTTCGTCGGCAGTCAACCCCTTCAAGATTCAGAAAGTCAAGTCTTCAGACCTCAAGTCTTTCCAGCAGATTGTGGGTGAAGAAGGCGGTAAACCGGCACATACGGGGCGGGGAGGCAGCCTAGGGGCAGGACTCAACCTCTCAGTGCCGGCAGAGAGCCTGGAAAGCATCTCGGACTTAGAGGAGGGAGACGAAGTCGCTTCAGACGTTCTTCCTGACTGGTTGAAGGAAGGGGAGTTTGTGTCTGTGGGGACCAATAAGAGTGGGACGGTGCGGTACGTTGGGCCCACGGATTTTGCCGAAGGGACCTGGGTCGGAGTTGAACTGGAGGTCCCGGCAG GAAAGAACGACGGCTCTGTAGGCGGGAAGCACTACTTCCACTGTAACCCGGGCTACGGAGTGCTTGTGAGGCCTGACAGGATTACCCGGGGGGGTGCCAAACGCCGGCGCCAGCAGCAAAAGCGTCGTAGTGCCAACCTGTCCGGGTCCAGTCCAAACTTGGCAGCTCTCACCGCCCTGGCGAAAGGTGAGACGGGATCGGCCGGCCGCAGCAAAGGGGAGAACCGTAAATCGTGGAACACTTGA